The stretch of DNA ACGGCGTAAAGGCTGACAATACCGACGGCCACCAGGAGGAGGGCTGCGAAGTGAGCCTTGGCGAAGTTGAGGGATTCTACCTGGCCGTAGATATAAAGAGGCAATGTCTGGGTCCTCCCCGGGATGTTGCCCGCCACCATAAGGGTGACCCCGAAATCGCCGAGGGCCCTGGCGGAGGAAAGGGCCAGCCCTACCAGTAGAGTCCTCCTGGCCAAGGGGAGGGTGATACGGAGGAAAACCTCCCCGGGCCCCCTGCCCAGGGTCAGGGCCGCCTCCTCCAACTCCCTGTCCACCCCGGCGAAGGCCGCCCTCGATGCCTGTACCATGATCGGCAACGACGGCAAAAGCGCTCCAAGAACAGCCGCCGGGAAAGCGAAGAGGAATCCCGCCTCCCGGAAAAAATCAATCCGCCCCAGAACGAGGAGAAGGTAGAGCCCCAGCACCGAGGGCGGCAGGATTATCGGAAGTTGAACCAGGAGGGAAAGCGCTTCCCGTCCATGGAACACCTTCCTTGCCAAAAGCCACCCCAGGCCCCCCCCGAGCAGGGCCAGCAGGGGGACATCGATGACCAGCACTTTCAGGCTGATAAGGAGGGCCCGTTCCATCTTTATGGCCGATCAGTTCGTAACCGGCTCGAACCCTGCTTCCCTGAAC from Thermovirga sp. encodes:
- the modB gene encoding molybdate ABC transporter permease subunit; amino-acid sequence: MERALLISLKVLVIDVPLLALLGGGLGWLLARKVFHGREALSLLVQLPIILPPSVLGLYLLLVLGRIDFFREAGFLFAFPAAVLGALLPSLPIMVQASRAAFAGVDRELEEAALTLGRGPGEVFLRITLPLARRTLLVGLALSSARALGDFGVTLMVAGNIPGRTQTLPLYIYGQVESLNFAKAHFAALLLVAVGIVSLYAVRKLEADGHENLS